TGACGCGCACCTTGCTGATGACGAGCCTCCTGTCCTCAGTGCGCGCCCGGCGCAAACCGCTACGGCCCGCCAGCGACGGGATCGGCGGCGGCAGCCGGCGCCGTCCTGGGTCCCGTCGGCCGTAAGAGACCCAGcagccctcgtcctcctcgtcgacgCTCTCCTCCGGATCGGCCTcgccgcgcggcggcggcgacgcggggatCGTCCGCGTCACGACGCCTCCGCccacggcgacggggtcggggacgagcaGCGAGCGGAGGCCGGCGAGGGGGGCGAACTTGTCGGCGGAGCGGGAGACGGATAGCAGCATCGGATAGGGATGAGATTTGGAGGGGCGGCCGTGCCGTGGTGGTGGCCGGTCGCGGCGCACAAAGAGGCGGTAGGGCGAGCGGCggatgggatgggatgggatgggatCGGTGGAGCGCGCCCGCGCGTGGGCTATCGGTTGCGATCGTGGAGGGGAGGGTTGACGAGGCTTTTATACGTGGACGTTTGCTCTCCGGGAAGCCGGGAAGTGGGAGCGGATCGGGCACGGGAACCCCGTGACGATCGACTCGATCGATCGGCTTGACGATGGATCGCTTTCTTGGCCGGCCAATCAATAGGCCTCCCGCCCCAGTTAGTTCACTGGTTTCGCAGGCCTCTCTCTCCCAGACTCACCCGACCGATCAATGGCGCcccgcatgcatgcgtgcatggctATCCTATCCGGTTATCCTCCTATCCAACCCTGGCTCTGGCTGGAAATAGACGATCGTCGAGTTCGAGTTAGGCTCTAGCTCCATCCCGTTCCAGATACGGAGTAAGTTTGTTTACAGGAAGGCGGAGAAGCTCGTGCTCAGGTGGTTGGGGCGCGATGGAGTCGTACGTGGCGACCCGTGACCGGCCGGCCGGGGAGGTGTCGTACCGTAGGCCGGCCGTAGCTGGCTGGCTGCCGTGTCAGGCGCCGGCTGTAACAGGTGGCTCGGGGTTCACGAGCCGCGCACGGGCGAACCAAGCAACGACGACGGGAAAATGATCGCTCCTGCTTCGCCTTCATCGCAGTTGAAAAAGCATCACGATGGGCTCAGTCCAGCAGAAACGAAGCATTCGGACAGGCCCAAATGGCTGTCTCCACCCACCCCCACACTATTTCAGCCCATTTCACCATGATTCACAAGAAGCCATGTCTCCTTGGGTATAGTGATACCATGCTTTAAACGATTTTGTGATATCAACTTCGCGTTAAGTTTTTTTTTCATGCAAAAAGAAAACTAGTACACCTTAAGTTGTGGCTCCTATTATTCTGCAATTTTGGCGGCATAGATTGACCATTTATATTTAAAATTACAAAATTAAGTCAAGGCTGATTAGTTTCATCCCTATGTTGTGACAATCGATTGTCGATGTTCACCTGACACCATATGTCAGACATGTGTTTTCTCCTTGGATGGCCGGTCTGTGTTCGATATAAGGACCGTTAGCAGCCTGGAAATGGGTCAAAATTAAAGCCCCACTTGCATTAGGCACTCTTCAGTTCAATACTATCCATTTGTTTTCTTGAGTTGTGTTGTTCAGTTTTTGTGATATGTTAGATATCAGCATTACCAATATCATTTattgttttcataattttttgaaacTTCCGAAAGCCTCAACATGTGTTGGGCACAATGGTGGCACCACAAAGGACGAGTGCACTAGATACTTTCCTCTCACCGATTGTATTCAACATAGATTGTCAAATGGGACAAAGATATCAATACTAACTGGGGTGCAAAGCGGTCAAAACATTTAGACTACATGCTTTTAGTTTAGTCATTTGTGGATATTAGAGCATCTCAAACAATAATAAACCCTAGAACAGAGCCTCCTACTTCTTCCGCCCTTACAATTTCAGAATTTATAACGGGTGAAAAATCATATATTTGACCCTTTCCAGCGAACGTTGTGTCTTCCGTCAGATCGGTTGCACGGATCTTGAAGCAAAGGAACTACCACGTTAGTTTTCTCTTTTGTTTCGCTAAATATTGCATCACCATGAACGCATGACGAGGCCGCGACCTTATCCCCTTTCCCCGGTCATCATCTTGTCCCATTTACATCAGCGAGTGGCGAGCTGAGAGAGAGTGACGAGCGGCCTAGGTGCTCGCTACGGAGGCGGAGGTCGTCGTCTTTCTTTGTGCGTAGAAGGaggtggctgatacgtccattttgcatcatgcttttatattgatatttattgcattatgggctgttattacacattatagcacaatacttataccttttctcttttattttacaaggtttacaagaagagggagaataccggcagctggagttctggactggaaaatgagcaaatattagtgacctattgatacgtccattttgcatcatgcttttatatcaatatttattgcattatgggctgttattacacattatatctcattacttatggctattctctcttattttacaaggtttaccatgaagagggggaatgccggcagctggaattctggctggaaaaggagcaaacgttggaaacctattctgcacaacatcaaaagtcctgaaactccacgaaacagctttttgggatttataagaatttttgagcaaaagaaataggccagggggcccacaccttgtccaggagacagggggcgccccccaaccctatagggcgcgcccctatctcttgggccccctggtgggcctctgacgtccatcttctgctatatcatcatatttaccctgaaaaaatcgtgggcaagcttacgggacgaaactccgccgccacgaggcggaaccttggcggaaccaatctagggctctggcagagttgttctgccgaggacacttccctccgggagggggaaatcatcaccaacgatcctctcatcgggagggggtcaatctccatcaacatcttcaccagcaccatctcctctcaaaccctagttcatctcttgtatccaatcttgtatccaaaaccacaaattggtacctgtgggttgctagtagtgttgattactccttgtagttgatacttattggtttacttggtggaagatcatatgttcagatccttaatgcatattattacacctctgattatgaacatgaatatgctttgtgagtagttacgtttgttcctgaggacatgggtgaagtcttgctattagtagtcatgtgaatttggtattcgttcgatatttttgatgagatgtatgttgtcctctcctctagtggtgtcatgtgaacgtcgactacatgacacttcaccattattgggcctagaggagggcatagtgaagtaataagtagatgatgggttgctagagtgacagaagcttaaaccctagtttatgcgttgcttcgttaggggctgatttggatccacatgtttcacgctatggttatgtttaccttaatacttttgttgtagttgcggatgcttacaatgggggttaatcgtaagtgggatgcttgtccaagtaaggccagtacccaagcaccgttccacccacatatcaaattatcaaagtaccgaacgcgaatcatatgagcgtgatgaaaactagcttgacgataattcccaatgtgtcctcgggagctcctttctcattattagaaattgtccaggcttatcctttgctaaataaaggattgggccaccttcctgcaccttatttactttatttacttgttactcgttactatttatcttatcataaaactatctatcacctacaatttcagtgcttgcagaaaaccatactgaaaaccgcttatcatttccttctgctcctcgttgggttcgacactcttacttatcgaaaggactacgatagatcccctacacttgtgggtcatcaagactcttttctgccgccgttgccggggagtgtagcgcttttggtgagtggaacttggtaaggaaacatttatatagtgtgctgaaattttccgttacttgtcactatggaaactaatcctttgaggggcttgtttggggtatcttcaccccaaccagaagagcaaagagttgctcctcaacctactgaactttatgaaaatattcactttgatattccttcgggtatgatagagaaactgctaactaatccatttgcaggagatggaacattacatcccgatttacaccttatctttgtggatgaagtttgtggattatttaagcttgcaggtatttctgatgatgttgtcaaaaggaaggtcttccctttatctttgaagggagatgcatcgacatggtataggctatgtgatgatacgagatcttggaattataagcgattgaagttggaattccaccagaagttctatcctatgcatcttgttcatcgtgatcgtaattacatatataatttctggcctcgcgaaggagaaagcatcgttcaagcttgggggaggcttaagtcaatgttatattcatgccccaatcatgagctctctcgggaaatgattattcaaaaattttatgctcggctttctcttgataatcgcaacctgctcgatacttcctgtgttggttcttatatgctgaagactattgatttcaaatgggacttattggaaagaattaaacgcaactctgaagattggggttccgacgatggtaaggagtcaggtatgacacctaagttcgattgtgtcaaattttttatggataccgatgtttttcgtggatttagcgctaagtatggacttgactctgagatagtagctactttttgtgaatcttttgctattcatgttgatctccctaaagagaagtggtttaaatataatcctcctgttgaagtgaaagtagttgcacctattacagtcgaagaaacgACTATtgcctatagtgatcctattgttcctacttcttatgttgaaaaacctcctttccctgttaggataaaggatcatgctaaagcttcgactgttgtttgtaagagtaatactaggacttatacacctcctgagcaaattaatgttgaacctagtattgctatggttaaagatctcttggatgaggacttagatgggcatgttatttctttctgtggtgagacttctaatattgctaggccatatactaagacacgtagacctgtcgtaggcacgcctgttatttctgttaaaataggagatcattgttatcatggtttatgtgatatgggtgctagtgccagcgctatcccttatgatttatataaagagattaagcacgacattgcacccgttgaattagaagacattgatgttactattaagcttgctaatagggataccattaaacctgttgggattgttagagatgttgaagttttgtgtgggaaggttacatatctgctgattttcttgttcttgcttccccacaagatgccttttgtccaattatttttggtagacccttcttgaatactgctagtgctaagattaattgtgaaaagaatattgtcactgttgggcTAGTTGGTATgtcccatgagtttaattttgctaatttagtagacaacctcgtgaaagggaaccacctagaaaggatgagattattggtcttgcttccattgctgttcctccaactgatttgttagaacaatatttactagaccatgaaaacgatatgtttatgaaggacagggaagaaatagatgaagtgttccttaaacaggaacctatgctgaaacataaccttcccgttgaaattcttggggatccccctccacccaaggatgatcccgtgtttgaactcaaaccattacctgataatcttaagtatgcttatcttgatgaaaaaagaaatatatcatgttattattagtgctaacctttcagagaaagaagaagaaagattattgaaaactctgaagaagcacggagcaactattggatatactctggatgatcttaagggcgttagtcccacgttatgtcaacacaaaattacattggaggacgatgccaaaccagttagagatccccaaagacgattaaatcccaagatgaaggaagtggtaagaaaggagatactaaagctccttgaggcaggtattatttatcctgttgctgatagtgaatgggtaagccctgtccattgtgtccctaaaaagggaggtattaccgtcgttcctaatgataaagatgaattgatcccgcaaagaattattataggttataggatggtaattgatttccgtaagttaaataaagctactaagaaagatcattaccatttaccttttattgatcaaatgctagaaaggctatccaacacacacacatttttgctttctagatggttattctggtttctctcagatacctgtgtcagcgaaggatcaatctaaaactacttttaattgcccttttggtacttttgcttatagacgtatgccttttggtttatgtaatgcacctgctacctttcaaagatgcatgatggctatattctccgatttttgtgaaaagatttgtgaggtattcatggatgacttctctgtctatggatcctcttttgatgattgtttgagcaaccttgatcgagttttgcagagatgcgaagacactagtctcgtcctgaattgggaaaagtgtcactttatggttaatgaaggcattgtcttggggcacaagatcttcgagagaggtattgaagttgataaagccaaagttgatgctattgaaaagatgccatgtcccaaggacataaaaggtataagaagtttccttggtcatgccggtttttataggaggttcattaaggacttttctaaaatctctaggcctctgactaatttattgcaaaaagatattccttttgtctttgatgatgattgtgtagaagcgtttgaagtgcttaagaaagctttgatcactgcacctatttgttcagccacctgattggaatttaccttttgaaattatgtgcgatgctagtgattatgctgtaggtgttgttttagggcaaagagttgataagaaattgaatgttatccagtatgctagtaagactcttgatactgcccagagaaattatgctactactgaaaaagagttcttagcagttgtgtttgcatgtgataagttcagaccttatattgttgattccaaagttactattcacactgatcatgctgctattaaatatcttatggaaaataaagatgctaagcctagactcattagatgggtcctcttgctccaagagtttgatttgcacattattgatagcaagggagctg
Above is a window of Triticum aestivum cultivar Chinese Spring chromosome 6B, IWGSC CS RefSeq v2.1, whole genome shotgun sequence DNA encoding:
- the LOC123134519 gene encoding uncharacterized protein, which gives rise to MLLSVSRSADKFAPLAGLRSLLVPDPVAVGGGVVTRTIPASPPPRGEADPEESVDEEDEGCWVSYGRRDPGRRRLPPPIPSLAGRSGLRRARTEDRRLVISKVRVMRPDYYVRARRVRGGRLLMRLVEREDDCPRDPLRAPGCAREGGADRADEAAAVQGDVIDDEQAAAAPATMPAFGCFEDVVKYQYAIGSSPLHRVPLLRMVH